One window from the genome of Brooklawnia cerclae encodes:
- a CDS encoding GOLPH3/VPS74 family protein, whose product MVIAEDLFLLLTQSSGASEIDATYRDYALTAAAVTDLVADERVWLSRDKEPLVNVLSDRPVGHPVLDDVLARVARLNRRRLSTLFDSGGRTAFVTGQHLATIGVVRAEKTFWQGWRFPEVDPRPEQLVRLRLTSVLRGDAGATDQEMALLALLDATEATPNVLRAEVGDLGNKEIHRRIGQITQAHPAGAAVRQAIEAATAVMVATIIVPGIVT is encoded by the coding sequence ATGGTGATCGCCGAGGATCTCTTCCTGCTGCTGACCCAGTCCTCGGGCGCCTCCGAGATCGACGCCACGTATCGCGACTACGCCCTCACCGCGGCTGCGGTCACCGATCTCGTGGCGGACGAGCGGGTCTGGCTGTCGCGCGACAAGGAACCGCTCGTCAATGTGCTCAGCGACCGGCCCGTCGGGCATCCCGTCCTGGACGACGTGCTGGCGCGTGTGGCCCGCCTGAACAGGCGCCGTCTCTCGACGCTGTTCGACAGCGGCGGCAGGACCGCGTTTGTCACCGGGCAGCATCTCGCCACCATCGGCGTCGTCCGCGCCGAGAAGACCTTCTGGCAAGGGTGGCGGTTCCCCGAGGTCGATCCCCGCCCCGAGCAGCTCGTTCGCCTACGCCTGACGTCGGTGCTGCGGGGGGACGCCGGGGCCACCGACCAGGAGATGGCACTGCTGGCCCTTCTGGACGCCACCGAGGCGACTCCGAACGTGCTGCGCGCCGAGGTGGGAGACCTGGGCAACAAGGAGATACATCGGCGCATCGGGCAGATCACCCAGGCCCACCCGGCGGGCGCGGCGGTCAGGCAGGCCATCGAGGCCGCCACCGCGGTGATGGTCGCCACGATCATCGTGCCGGGCATCGTCACCTGA
- a CDS encoding TIGR02206 family membrane protein, producing MDSSWDAGTPYITLFGPDHLAYIAGLLIVLAALLTGRSWVRRHATGLRRAILGLSVAQFTGLYLWYFLETGFDVAEALPLHISRTTTILGLVFLITRRPAWLNVQFFFGLFAYATFVLPSKIYPVTHVIGWSFFVSHTINIALPIFAGIAWGWRPTVRGLWKAYGWFLVYFVAAVVVNRLVGGNYFYLRDRPLLKSLPSPWYELGALAATLAIFWIGYGVSRLAGPGARADEGSEPLDVGMSRIA from the coding sequence GTGGATTCCTCGTGGGACGCCGGCACCCCCTACATCACCTTGTTCGGGCCCGATCACCTCGCCTACATCGCCGGACTGCTGATCGTGCTCGCGGCCCTGCTGACCGGGCGCAGCTGGGTGCGACGACATGCCACCGGGCTGCGCCGGGCGATCCTGGGGCTCTCGGTGGCGCAGTTCACCGGGTTGTACCTGTGGTACTTCCTCGAGACCGGCTTCGACGTGGCCGAGGCACTGCCGCTGCACATCTCGCGGACGACGACGATCCTGGGGCTGGTGTTCCTGATCACCCGGCGGCCCGCCTGGCTGAACGTGCAGTTCTTCTTCGGCCTGTTCGCCTACGCCACGTTCGTCCTGCCCTCGAAGATCTATCCCGTGACCCACGTGATCGGGTGGTCGTTCTTCGTCTCGCACACGATCAACATCGCGCTGCCGATCTTCGCGGGCATCGCGTGGGGGTGGCGTCCAACCGTGCGCGGCCTGTGGAAGGCCTACGGCTGGTTCCTCGTCTACTTCGTCGCCGCCGTCGTGGTGAACCGGCTCGTGGGAGGCAACTACTTCTATCTGCGCGATCGCCCGCTGCTGAAATCGCTGCCGAGCCCCTGGTACGAGCTCGGCGCCCTGGCGGCGACCCTGGCCATCTTCTGGATCGGCTACGGCGTCTCGCGGCTCGCGGGACCGGGTGCGCGGGCCGACGAAGGCTCGGAACCCCTCGACGTGGGCATGTCACGCATCGCCTGA